The Psychrobacillus sp. FSL K6-4046 DNA window TTATCATTATCATAAAGAAAGCATATGGAATTTTTGGGCAGAAGTCAACAATAAATTTCAAAGGGGATTACAGTATGCGTGATATATTTGATGTAACGATAATTGGTGGTGGCCCAGCAGGCTTATATTCTGCTTTTTATAGTGGATTACGAGAAATGAAAACAAAGATTATTGAATTCCAACCCCAGCTAGGTGGTAAAGTTCATGTTTATCCAGAAAAAATGATATGGGATGTGGGGGGACAGCCTCCAATCTCGGGTGAACGATTAATCCATCAGCTAGTAGAGCAGGGGTTAACATTTAATCCGGAAGTAGTATTAAACGAAAAGGTAGAAGCAATTAGTAAGGATAACAATGTCTTTTGTTTAACTACAGCTTCTGGAGAAATTCATTATTCCAAAACCATTATCCTTGCAATCGGGGGGGGAATCCTAAACCCTCTTAAACTAGACATACGTGGAGCAGATCGCTTTGAGGTTAGTAACCTAAACTATACGATCAAATCTATTCGTCGCTTTAAGGATAAAACCGTCGTCATCTCAGGTGGAGGGAACTCTGCGATTGATTGGGCAAACGAACTGGAGCCAATTGCCAAAAAAGTATTTGTTACTTACCGCAAGGATGCGTTAAATGGACATGAAGCTCAAATAACTCAATTGATGAATAGCTCAGTAACCTGCTTATTCAATACATCTATCACTAAGCTGATCGCTTCTAATAACCGTGACATTATTGAACAGGTAGCCCTTTCAAACAATGAAACAGGGGAAATTACTTATCTTGAAGTGGATGAAGTCATTATCAATCATGGCTATGAACGAGATGCAGAGTTGATTGAAAAAAGTACGGTAAATATAGCAGTGAAGGATGAATATTACGTAGCCGGCACCAGTAAAAGTGAGACGTCTGTTCCAGGTATTTACGCAGCTGGAGACATATTAGCTCATCCAGGAAAACTACACTTAATTGCAGGTACTTTCCAAGATGCAGCAAATGCGGTAAACCGAGCGAAACAATTCATTGAACCAGATGCACATAGCTTTGCCATGGTATCCTCTCATAACGACATGTTTAAGGAAAAGAACAAACAAATGCAAAAACAGCTTATTTAAAGACCCTATGACTGTCCAAGACAAGGGATGGTAGAGAAGTGTCACGTTAATAGAATGAAAAGTGCACCTAAAAGGTGGAGAATGCCACCTAAAGGTTAGCAATTAACACCTAACTGGTGGAATCGCACCTAAACCTAGAAAAGTGTCACCTAGATGGAATAAAAAGTGCACCTAAAAAGTGAAGAATGCCACCTAAAGGTTAGCAATTAACACCTAACTGGTGGAATCGCACCTAAACTTAGAAAAGTGTCACATAGATGGAATGAAAAGTGCACCTAAAAGGTGAAGAATGCCACCTAAAGGTTAGCAATTAACACCTAACTGGGGGAGCCACACCTAAACCTAGAAAAGTGTCACCTAACCTGGAGAATAGGAGAAGGCACAACATTCCACAAAAAAAGGCTTCCCTAACTGGGTAGCCTTTTTACCATTTAGCCTTGTGCTCCTCAATACATCCTAACATCTGCTGGATCGTTAGAATTGTTCCGTCTTCTAAATGAATCTTGCCATTATAATACCCCATCATCTGATTTACTTCCGAGGAAACCAACTTAACATCTGTCTTCGCTACTCGATGGAAGAAAGGAGTGAAGGTGAGATCAACGTCTTTAGAAAACTTAGTCTTAATTTTCCAAGGGACCATGAAATCAGCATTTTGATACTGAAACACTAAATCCTCATGAATCTTTGACAAATGACCGTCTACAATAACAGCATTTTCTGTCATCCCAGTGCCATCCGTCCATTTACCTCCAAAGTTAAGCCCAATTTTTCTTGCCCCTACACGTTGAGATGCAAAGCCCCAGTTCCAAATTGCCTCGCGAGGCCAAACGCCTCTTCCATAGTCTAGTACTGCAAAGTTATCTTCGCCTTGAAAGGAATAAGAGGAACTACCCATCTTCACAAAGCCCTTAGCAGGAAGGAGGTGATGCTTCGCAGTAAATTGGAATTGAGTTCGATTCCATGGAATAACCACATTTAAAGAATCCTCATCTGGTGGATGAGAAATAACCAAATCAGCATGCAAAACTTCTCCATCAAAATCTGGAACTGTAACTGTCATATGAGTTTCATTTTGAAGATATAGGAGCTGAATGGACATTTCCTCAGACTGTAATCGAACGCTTTCCAGTACATTAGTTGGCATTTTCACCTTTGTACCTAAAGGAATAGTTACCGTTCTTTCGACAAAGCGTTGCGTCTCATAATTTAGGAAATAAACAAAACAGACAGCAGCATAATCTAAATGACTAATAGTTACTGAAAATAGGACTTCATCTCCAAAGATGCACCAATAATTCCATTTTTTCTTTCGCATATAGTGACCTTTAAGATTACTTTCAATTATAGGTCTTCTAGCGAATCCAATTGCCTTCGGATTTAAATTTCCCTTATCATCGCAGAGCAAAGTCGGCACTAAGATTTCCTTTTCTGCATGTTGTCGCATCAGCCAACTTCCTTTCCCAAAAATATAGAATAAAAGATAAAAGATTGTTCAGTTAACTTCATACTAGCATATATTCTTCTTAAATACATATAAACAAGATAGGAGGAGGTGGTAAAAATGGCAAAATATAATAGAAACGCTGCCATTCAATATGCGGATCAATGGTGGAATAGCTATAATCCTAATTTCCCTATATTTGATGTGGATTGTACAAATTATATTTCACAATGTTTATTGGCAGGTGGGGCCCCTATGAGAGGGCAGCCAAATAGGGAAAAAGGGTGGTGGTTAAGTAATAATTCATGGAGCTTAAGCTGGACGACACCCCATTCGTTACGGTGGTACTTAGCTGGATCTACTATTGGATTGCAGGCAACACAGGTTAATTCCGCAAGCCAGCTAACACTAGGAGATTTAATCTTTTATGATTTCCAAGGGGATGGAAGGTGGGATCATTCTACGATTGTTACAAGGGTTGAAGACGGGGTGCCGTACGTGAATGCTCATACAAACAACAGTAGAAATAGATATTGGGAATATCAGGATTCCTATGCGTACACCCCTAATACGAAGTATGTATTCTTTCATGTAAAGGATGATTTTTAAGTAAATTACGCATACCAGAACAATAAAAGCTCCCGAACCTACTCGGGAGCATTGATATTTAAAATGTCTTTCTTACTTAAGGCAAATACCATAGGACTGCAATTGTATCCTCACCTGCATGTACTGCAAGAGAGGTGCTTATCTCACCTATGGTTACATCTAAATTCGGACAAGATAGCAAAATAGTTTCTTTTAAGCTTTCCGCTTGCCCAAGAGCGTTGGCATGCATAATATAAACAGTTTTGATACCATCATTTTCAACAGAGTCTACAACTTTATCCACTAAATATTGAATCGCTCTTTTATGGGAGCGTACCTTATCTAGCTCCTGTAGCTGACCCATATTATTTATTTGAATAACTGGTTTTATTTTTAAGAGACTTCCTAAGTAAAATTGGGCACTACTTAAACGTCCACCTTTATATAGCTGAGTAAGATTACCGATTAAGATATAGTTTTTAAACTTAGTAGCATCTGATTTTAGGTGTTCCACTATTTCGGTATAAGGCAGTCCCTCATGTTGTAGTTTAATACCCTTTTCAACTAAACCAGTAATTCCAGCAGATAGTGATAGGGAGTCTATACAATCTACTTGCACTTGAGCAATTTGTGCTCCAGCAACAGACGATGAAAGGGTACCGCTTAAACTATTTGATACATGTATGGCGATGATGGATTCGTATTCTTTACTTAATTTCGAGTAAAGCTGAGCAAACTCACCTGCTGATGGCTGGGAGGTTTTTATAGAATCCGCACCATTACGAATTCGTTCGTATAACTGCTCAGACGTTAAGTCTACACCATCTACAAACTGCTCCGTACCGAAATGTATATTAATCGGAACTATAAAGACATCGGGATGTTCTTGTAAATAATTATTTATATATGCGCTGCTATCAATAACCCATGCAATTTTATGTGGAATCATTCTGTACATCCTATCTATATATATTTACGATAATAATGTAGCATATTCAAATGTAAGTGTTATATTGACTAGTTGTTAGTTTCTTTTGACTTGCTCCACCAACGTTCATTCCAGGAATCAACTATATCAAACCGATGACGGAAAAGAATAATGGCAATAGCTAGAGATAAGGGGGCAAGCTCTCGGTATTCAGGTATAACTAAGCATAAAACACCATATGCACTGAAGGCGAAAATCATGCTTAAGGTTGCACTTCTGGAAAGACCTAAGAAAAATAAAAAAATAATAGCTAGTATTCCAAATAAAAATGGATTAAGTGCTAATGATACCCCAATGAACGTAGCTATTCCTTTGCCTCCTTTTCCTTTTAACCAAATAGGATATAGGTGCCCTATGATGACGAAGAATGCTGCAATCGAAATAACCAAAATCGAAAAATCTAAATAATGTCCAATATAAAGTACGAGAACCCCTTTTAAAGCATCTCCAAGAAAGGTTAAGATGAAGGCAGTCTTACCTAGTACAGCGCCTGCATTTCTAGCACCGAGGTTCCCACTTCTCATGTGCCGAAGATCAGTTTTCTTCCATTTGCCAATCCACCAGGCTGTAAGAATGTTGCCGACAAAATAGCTGAAAATCCAGTAGAGAACCAACAGATCACCTCAAAATAACATTTGTATTGTTTCCTATTTATACTATATTTTACACTAAGTATACGTGCTGCATACATAATTCTAGTAGTAACTGAAGACTTTTAAAGTTTCATAGAAATTGGTATGATTAGAAGGATAAAAAAGACTGACAATTAAGAGGGTGTTAATATGACGGAACAATCATTATCAGTACGTGACGCAATTATCCAAAGAAGATCTATTAAATTGTTTAATGGAGAGCTAGTTGATCGAGATACATTAGTATCTATTATGGAGGATGCTCTTTGGGCTCCAAATCATCAGATGAGACAGCCATGGCGTTTTATCGCAGCATGTGGCGAGGAAGGTTTAACAGAATTACATGAGCTGTTAAAAGAATTTGGCATTCCGAAATGGAAAGAGCTTTCAGAGGATGCTCTAGAGAAGCAAATGCAGAAATTTAAAAATCCTGGAGCATACCTATTTGTCATTGTTCCGGAAGATGCACGTCAAAAGGAACGTTTAGAGGATTATGCAGCAGCTAGTATGCTTGTGCAGAACATCCAACTTCTAGCTTGGGAAAAGGGTATTGGATCATGCTGGAAGACACCAGGATTCCTAGACAATCCTAAGTTCCGTGAAGCTTTAGGAGTTCAATCTGGAGAACGTATTATCAGCATGTTCCAGGTCGGTTATTACAATGAAGCACCTCAACCAAAACCACGTAAAAGTATTGATGAAGTTGTAACATTCTTTGGAAATCAAAAATAAAATGCAAAAGGCAAGCAAAAAGAGGGGAATCCCTGATGTTGCTTGCCTTATTTTTTATAGTAGGGGGGAACTGGGCCGCTTTCACTATGAAGAGATACTGTGTTTCGATCAACTATATAATGAATTTTGTAAGTTCCGTTCAAATACCCCTTTTCCCAGCTTTCTGTGAAGGTAACAATATACTCATGATCACCTCTATTTCTTGCAGAGGACTTTCTAGATACCTGAAAGCCTTCAATTTCCCCATTCCATTTCTTTTTATCCTTTGGAAAGTTACTAGAAATAGTATCTTCTCCAGATGTTGCACGTTCAATCGCGTCTTCACTAGTAAAAGGGGGCCGAGTTTCAGATGAAAGGGAGAAACTTCCCCATAGTATTAGAGTAAGGGCAACCGGAATAAGAAGTCCGAATTTAATATGGCGACCATCCATATTTTGAGTGTATAGCCATCTATCCACTAGGCCGTATAGGAAGGCCGGAACTATTCCTAAAAATAGTATGTCTAGATCCTGGAATAAGAAAATACCACCAAATAAGCCATGAAATAAAATATATAACCAATTATACTTGGGTAATATTTTTCTTAGCATTAATTCTAAAACAATAGAAACGGCTGTCCCGTATATAAAAATGATGATACCACCGTAGTAAAAAAAT harbors:
- a CDS encoding amidase domain-containing protein, which gives rise to MAKYNRNAAIQYADQWWNSYNPNFPIFDVDCTNYISQCLLAGGAPMRGQPNREKGWWLSNNSWSLSWTTPHSLRWYLAGSTIGLQATQVNSASQLTLGDLIFYDFQGDGRWDHSTIVTRVEDGVPYVNAHTNNSRNRYWEYQDSYAYTPNTKYVFFHVKDDF
- a CDS encoding NAD(P)/FAD-dependent oxidoreductase; amino-acid sequence: MRDIFDVTIIGGGPAGLYSAFYSGLREMKTKIIEFQPQLGGKVHVYPEKMIWDVGGQPPISGERLIHQLVEQGLTFNPEVVLNEKVEAISKDNNVFCLTTASGEIHYSKTIILAIGGGILNPLKLDIRGADRFEVSNLNYTIKSIRRFKDKTVVISGGGNSAIDWANELEPIAKKVFVTYRKDALNGHEAQITQLMNSSVTCLFNTSITKLIASNNRDIIEQVALSNNETGEITYLEVDEVIINHGYERDAELIEKSTVNIAVKDEYYVAGTSKSETSVPGIYAAGDILAHPGKLHLIAGTFQDAANAVNRAKQFIEPDAHSFAMVSSHNDMFKEKNKQMQKQLI
- a CDS encoding nitroreductase: MTEQSLSVRDAIIQRRSIKLFNGELVDRDTLVSIMEDALWAPNHQMRQPWRFIAACGEEGLTELHELLKEFGIPKWKELSEDALEKQMQKFKNPGAYLFVIVPEDARQKERLEDYAAASMLVQNIQLLAWEKGIGSCWKTPGFLDNPKFREALGVQSGERIISMFQVGYYNEAPQPKPRKSIDEVVTFFGNQK
- a CDS encoding DUF2804 domain-containing protein, with translation MRQHAEKEILVPTLLCDDKGNLNPKAIGFARRPIIESNLKGHYMRKKKWNYWCIFGDEVLFSVTISHLDYAAVCFVYFLNYETQRFVERTVTIPLGTKVKMPTNVLESVRLQSEEMSIQLLYLQNETHMTVTVPDFDGEVLHADLVISHPPDEDSLNVVIPWNRTQFQFTAKHHLLPAKGFVKMGSSSYSFQGEDNFAVLDYGRGVWPREAIWNWGFASQRVGARKIGLNFGGKWTDGTGMTENAVIVDGHLSKIHEDLVFQYQNADFMVPWKIKTKFSKDVDLTFTPFFHRVAKTDVKLVSSEVNQMMGYYNGKIHLEDGTILTIQQMLGCIEEHKAKW
- a CDS encoding DegV family protein yields the protein MIPHKIAWVIDSSAYINNYLQEHPDVFIVPINIHFGTEQFVDGVDLTSEQLYERIRNGADSIKTSQPSAGEFAQLYSKLSKEYESIIAIHVSNSLSGTLSSSVAGAQIAQVQVDCIDSLSLSAGITGLVEKGIKLQHEGLPYTEIVEHLKSDATKFKNYILIGNLTQLYKGGRLSSAQFYLGSLLKIKPVIQINNMGQLQELDKVRSHKRAIQYLVDKVVDSVENDGIKTVYIMHANALGQAESLKETILLSCPNLDVTIGEISTSLAVHAGEDTIAVLWYLP
- a CDS encoding glycerol-3-phosphate acyltransferase, translated to MVLYWIFSYFVGNILTAWWIGKWKKTDLRHMRSGNLGARNAGAVLGKTAFILTFLGDALKGVLVLYIGHYLDFSILVISIAAFFVIIGHLYPIWLKGKGGKGIATFIGVSLALNPFLFGILAIIFLFFLGLSRSATLSMIFAFSAYGVLCLVIPEYRELAPLSLAIAIILFRHRFDIVDSWNERWWSKSKETNN